One part of the Arachidicoccus terrestris genome encodes these proteins:
- a CDS encoding SusC/RagA family TonB-linked outer membrane protein — translation MKRVIRLSTEPIGCIQPLIKLLVSFCLCLVIHQTAFAQQPDQIHGRVVDGKGIPLSNTSIAIAGQNGGAISDSAGQFSINAIKGDTLLFSHVGYSDLKLVVTTQSFMNVTLMESQINTLNDVVVVGYGTSTKKNLTGSVSVVKGSDIVKSPQPDISNSLAGRFSGLIASNRSGEPGYDGSSIRIRGLATTGNNDVLVVVDGVPGAIGGFSRLNPDDIASVTVLKDASAAVYGSRAANGVILVTTKQGATGKPLISYSYNQGFSSPTRLPKMADAATYAAILNEIDYYNNPEGGMNQHYTAEEVQKFKDGSDAINYPNTDWQEATLKNFALQNHQALSVRGGSDKVKYYLSLGTVSQNSLYKDGATKYKQYNFRSNVGAQITKDLNVKLSLSGRQEDRHYPIASAGDIFRSIYRAYPIVIDRYPNGLPSTGIENNNPVVMATDASGWNRNPTSTFNGILSATYNIPFVNGLSIDGFYSVDKSFNFTKTFNQPYALYTYDGDNDTYDKTIAGGSAGAATLNESQVNTSLITQNIKLNYKNGWGKHHLDAFVGYEQSENSSETFGASRINYPTVLTPELSQGGAAATDKDNYGSSFDFTRRSMISRLAYNYMEKYLLEGQLRIDGSSNFPSGHQYGYFPSVAAGWRVSEEPWFKQSVSWINDLKFRASYGSLGNDNVAQFQYYNNYSFSNHYVIGNGTVHPGIDLTKLANPNITWEVAKKMDIGLNAIVANDFNVELIYFQQKRSDILATRNASIPSVSGIVNPYTGDPLVPDENIGKVNNEGFEATIGYTHSGAFHFNVSANMTYAKSKVVFIDEAAGTLDYQSQTGHPLNAYLLYKSIGIYRTAEDLEKYPHVSGAGLGDLIFEDYNGDGSITADDQVRTKYGNIPQIVYGLVFSSGYKQFDFSFVIAGQAEVSQYVLPESGQVGNFYSSWADNRWSPSNPSGTYPRVDTRASSAISGGLYNSTFWLNDASFARLKNVELGYTFPKRILNALRMSQVRVYASASNLFTITKVKDYDPEGDSGSGQFYPQQRIINLGINVNF, via the coding sequence ATGAAAAGGGTGATTCGTCTTTCAACAGAACCAATCGGGTGTATCCAGCCTTTAATAAAGCTGCTGGTATCTTTTTGCCTTTGCCTGGTCATACACCAAACTGCCTTTGCCCAGCAGCCTGACCAGATACATGGACGTGTCGTAGATGGTAAAGGTATTCCTCTCAGCAATACCAGTATTGCAATTGCCGGCCAGAACGGAGGAGCTATATCGGATAGCGCAGGGCAGTTTTCAATCAATGCTATTAAGGGAGATACACTGTTATTTTCTCATGTTGGCTACAGTGATCTTAAGCTAGTGGTCACAACGCAATCCTTCATGAATGTGACATTGATGGAAAGCCAGATCAATACTTTAAATGATGTGGTCGTTGTTGGCTATGGCACCTCGACTAAAAAGAACCTGACCGGTTCGGTATCTGTTGTAAAAGGGAGTGATATTGTGAAAAGCCCTCAGCCAGATATTTCCAACTCCCTGGCCGGTCGCTTTTCCGGGCTGATCGCCAGCAACAGGAGTGGCGAACCCGGATATGATGGTTCTTCTATCAGAATCAGGGGTTTGGCAACAACAGGAAATAATGATGTGCTTGTGGTGGTAGACGGAGTGCCCGGCGCCATAGGAGGATTTTCCAGATTGAACCCCGATGACATAGCAAGTGTAACGGTATTGAAGGATGCATCTGCTGCTGTTTATGGTAGCAGGGCGGCAAACGGCGTTATATTGGTCACCACCAAACAGGGCGCCACTGGCAAGCCCCTGATATCCTATAGTTATAATCAGGGTTTTTCTTCTCCTACCAGGCTGCCCAAAATGGCCGATGCTGCAACCTACGCAGCCATACTCAATGAGATCGATTACTATAATAACCCTGAGGGCGGTATGAACCAACATTATACAGCTGAAGAAGTTCAGAAGTTCAAAGATGGCTCAGATGCGATCAATTATCCCAATACAGACTGGCAGGAAGCGACATTGAAGAATTTTGCCTTGCAGAACCATCAGGCACTCAGTGTGAGGGGAGGCAGTGATAAAGTCAAGTATTATCTATCTCTGGGAACGGTAAGCCAGAATAGTCTTTATAAAGACGGAGCGACTAAATATAAGCAATACAACTTCAGATCTAATGTAGGCGCCCAGATAACAAAGGATCTCAATGTGAAGCTTTCTTTGTCGGGAAGGCAAGAGGACCGTCACTATCCCATTGCTTCTGCCGGCGATATTTTCAGATCAATTTACAGGGCCTATCCGATTGTTATTGACCGCTATCCGAACGGGCTTCCCTCTACGGGCATTGAAAATAATAATCCGGTCGTAATGGCCACGGATGCAAGCGGGTGGAACAGAAATCCGACATCTACCTTTAACGGCATTCTGAGTGCGACTTATAATATTCCTTTTGTTAACGGGTTATCCATCGATGGATTTTATTCCGTGGATAAATCCTTCAATTTCACCAAGACATTTAATCAGCCTTATGCATTGTATACTTACGATGGCGACAATGATACTTATGATAAGACCATTGCCGGCGGCTCCGCGGGGGCTGCCACTTTAAATGAATCCCAGGTGAACACTTCTTTGATAACGCAGAATATTAAACTCAACTACAAAAACGGGTGGGGTAAACATCATCTGGATGCTTTTGTCGGTTATGAACAAAGCGAGAACAGTTCAGAAACCTTCGGTGCCTCCAGGATTAATTACCCGACTGTTTTAACGCCTGAGCTCTCCCAGGGAGGGGCTGCCGCGACAGACAAGGATAATTATGGAAGCAGTTTTGATTTTACACGCAGAAGTATGATCAGTAGACTAGCTTACAACTATATGGAGAAGTATCTACTGGAAGGTCAGCTCAGAATAGATGGTTCATCTAATTTTCCGAGCGGCCATCAATATGGCTACTTCCCCTCTGTCGCTGCAGGGTGGAGGGTTTCGGAAGAACCTTGGTTCAAACAATCGGTGAGCTGGATCAATGATTTGAAATTCAGGGCATCTTATGGCTCTCTGGGCAACGATAATGTTGCGCAGTTCCAGTATTATAACAACTATTCCTTTAGTAATCATTATGTCATTGGCAACGGAACCGTTCATCCGGGTATCGATCTGACAAAATTGGCGAACCCGAATATCACCTGGGAGGTGGCCAAGAAAATGGATATCGGATTGAACGCTATTGTGGCCAATGATTTCAACGTTGAACTGATCTATTTTCAGCAGAAAAGGTCAGATATCCTGGCCACCAGAAATGCGTCCATTCCTTCTGTATCGGGTATTGTGAATCCCTATACTGGAGACCCGCTGGTGCCGGATGAGAATATCGGAAAAGTCAATAATGAAGGGTTTGAGGCGACAATAGGGTATACGCATAGTGGTGCTTTTCATTTTAATGTCTCAGCAAACATGACCTATGCGAAAAGTAAAGTTGTTTTCATAGACGAAGCCGCCGGAACTTTGGATTATCAGAGCCAGACGGGGCACCCTTTGAATGCTTATTTGCTATATAAATCAATTGGCATCTACCGGACTGCTGAGGACCTGGAAAAATATCCTCATGTTTCCGGCGCCGGATTAGGAGATCTGATCTTTGAAGACTATAACGGTGACGGTTCAATAACAGCGGATGATCAGGTACGGACAAAATATGGAAATATTCCACAAATTGTATACGGTTTGGTGTTTAGTTCCGGATATAAGCAATTTGATTTCTCTTTTGTCATAGCAGGTCAGGCGGAAGTCAGCCAATATGTGCTGCCTGAATCAGGACAGGTGGGCAATTTTTACAGTAGCTGGGCCGATAACCGGTGGAGCCCTTCTAATCCCAGCGGTACCTATCCAAGGGTAGATACAAGAGCCTCATCTGCGATTAGCGGTGGACTTTATAATAGTACCTTTTGGCTGAATGACGCTTCTTTTGCGCGGCTTAAGAATGTCGAACTGGGCTATACTTTCCCCAAAAGGATATTAAATGCACTAAGGATGTCTCAGGTGCGCGTATACGCCAGCGCATCTAATTTGTTCACGATCACAAAAGTGAAGGACTATGACCCGGAAGGTGACAGCGGAAGCGGTCAGTTCTATCCACAGCAAAGGATCATTAACCTGGGTATTAATGTCAATTTTTAA
- a CDS encoding glycoside hydrolase family 43 protein, giving the protein MPYKNLSLKCCFSLCFLLLVKIHNVYAQRHIESKKHVPLDSIRLSDPFILADTPTQMYYMTGTGGLLWKSKDLHYWDGPFVVAHPDPDSWMGADPMIWAAEIHSYKGRYYYFATFTNRDKIIGRYNGNTLQRRACHVLVSDQPDGSYVPMADSVYLPADQSTLDATLWVDKKNVPWMIYCHEWVQNNNGTVEKIRLKSDLSGTIGKSTTLFRASESPWSRENVNQVVLPNRVTDGPYVFRTKTGRLGMIWTSWIFDVYTQGVAYSETNTLDGPWIQEKLPVTPPNFGHGMIFKSLQGQTLMAVHSHKKIGDHTLRIPHLFLLNLDTDALLVEKPYVFTDP; this is encoded by the coding sequence ATGCCGTACAAGAATCTATCTTTGAAATGCTGTTTTAGCCTGTGTTTTTTACTGCTTGTAAAAATACACAATGTATATGCGCAACGACACATTGAATCTAAAAAGCATGTGCCGCTGGATTCCATCCGGCTAAGTGACCCCTTTATTTTGGCAGATACGCCGACACAGATGTATTATATGACAGGAACCGGCGGGCTGCTCTGGAAAAGTAAAGATTTGCATTACTGGGATGGTCCCTTCGTTGTAGCACATCCGGATCCGGATAGTTGGATGGGTGCTGACCCTATGATCTGGGCGGCAGAGATCCATTCTTATAAGGGGAGGTATTATTATTTTGCCACTTTCACGAACCGAGACAAGATAATAGGTCGTTATAACGGTAATACCTTGCAGCGCCGGGCCTGTCATGTATTGGTTAGCGACCAGCCGGACGGCTCTTATGTTCCGATGGCCGATTCTGTTTATTTACCTGCAGATCAGTCGACACTTGACGCTACATTGTGGGTCGATAAAAAGAATGTTCCATGGATGATATATTGCCATGAATGGGTCCAGAATAATAATGGAACAGTAGAAAAGATCCGGTTGAAATCTGACTTATCAGGCACAATCGGAAAATCTACAACACTGTTCAGGGCCAGCGAATCCCCATGGAGCCGGGAAAACGTAAACCAAGTGGTGTTGCCCAACAGAGTAACAGATGGCCCTTACGTATTCAGAACAAAAACGGGAAGATTGGGCATGATCTGGACCAGCTGGATTTTTGACGTATACACACAAGGAGTTGCCTATTCCGAAACTAATACGCTCGATGGCCCTTGGATACAGGAGAAACTGCCAGTCACGCCTCCCAATTTTGGTCACGGAATGATTTTCAAATCATTGCAGGGGCAGACATTGATGGCAGTACATAGTCATAAAAAGATAGGTGATCATACTTTGAGGATACCGCATTTATTTTTATTGAACCTGGACACAGATGCATTACTGGTGGAAAAACCGTATGTCTTTACCGATCCGTAG